Proteins co-encoded in one Candida albicans SC5314 chromosome 3, complete sequence genomic window:
- a CDS encoding NEDD8-conjugating protein (Ortholog(s) have NEDD8 transferase activity, role in protein neddylation and cytosol, nucleus localization): MLKIRQLQKKKQEEAERLAKSQSTTPTPGDSTSTSNQRVSPAQIRVQKDISELDLPSSIRVTFPNPNDLFNFNLQLIPQAGYYKNGKFEFKIEINSNFPIDPPKIKCLQKIYHPNIDLQGNICLNILREDWSPVLSLTGVFMGLNFLFLDPNATDPLNKDAANVLVKNRKQFEINVFNSMRGGYLDSVYYDRVI; encoded by the coding sequence atGTTAAAGATACGCCAGTTgcagaagaaaaaacaagagGAGGCCGAAAGACTTGCCAAATCTCAGTCTACGACACCCACCCCAGGCGATTCCACGTCTACTTCTAACCAAAGAGTTTCTCCAGCACAAATTCGTGTGCAAAAGGATATCTCAGAGTTAGATTTACCTTCGTCAATAAGAGTGACATTTCCAAACCCAAATGAccttttcaattttaatttacaattgatACCACAAGCTGGATACTACAAAAACGGGAAATTcgaatttaaaattgaaataaactCAAATTTTCCCATTGACCCtcccaaaatcaaatgctTACAAAAGATATACCACCCAAATATCGACTTACAAGGAAATATATGCCTTAATATCTTGAGAGAAGATTGGTCACCCGTGTTGAGTTTGACTGGGGTGTTTATGGGATTGAACTTTTTATTCTTGGACCCTAATGCAACTGACCCACTAAACAAGGATGCAGCAAACGTTCTAGTTAAAAACAggaaacaatttgaaattaatgttttcaattcGATGCGAGGTGGCTATCTTGATCTGGTTTATTACGATCGAGTCATTTAG
- a CDS encoding uncharacterized protein (Ortholog(s) have microtubule plus-end binding activity), with the protein MEKLQILTERQQTELNHAIIQYLQPLCQQDNHVLLDQLSKLLNIDQSTQESNNVEKVDNYLEKRWSTVLRLQKKIIDLENEISNLNNIINSTNSDNNGIILSKDKINWIPKGAVKQSYQCENIVTTVKLHPNLPLVLNGCNDGNLYIWNISNDDNTIPEKMIKAHTRAINKICFTYKKPYYLATCSSDLTIKIWDEKFNHIRTLNGHEHTVSSIQFSPVDNSILYSVSRDKNIRVWDIFQGISLKSFVGHSEWCRDLDIISSDTYGDFVLTCSNDQSARLSHANSGAGVAMIVGHSHVVETVKFLPSLQANKILDEYITKNTEQFPTIPLELLKDKTYNQLGFKYCITASRDNTIKLWLIPPPTIAPHRPPLPSKYNNSQSWLIAELKGHSSWVKSLCVHPNGKFIISGSDDKTIKFWDLSGLLETGYVNVVKTIIGHDGFINDIDFARLKEASDVSEEDLLKQVEKRMRCLFISGSADNSIKLWN; encoded by the coding sequence ATGGAAAAATTGCAGATATTGACGGAACGACAGCAAACTGAATTGAACCATGCAATAATACAGTATTTACAGCCATTGTGTCAACAAGACAATCATGTTTTACTTGACCAACTCTCCAAATTACTCAACATAGACCAATCAACACAGGAATCAAACAATGTTGAAAAAGTGGATAATTACTTGGAGAAAAGATGGTCCACAGTTTTACGActtcaaaagaaaattatcgatcttgaaaatgaaattagtaatttgaacaacattatcaattcCACTAACTCCGATAATAATGGTATTATATTAAGTAAAGACAAAATTAACTGGATACCTAAGGGTGCTGTCAAACAAAGTTATCAATGTGAAAATATTGTTACCACAGTGAAATTACATCCAAATTTACCTTTGGTGCTCAATGGGTGCAACGATGGAAATCTTTATATATGGAATATATCCAATGATGACAACACAATACCAGAGAAAATGATTAAAGCACATACACGGGCAATCAATAAGATATGTTTCACTTATAAAAAGCCATACTATTTGGCTACCTGCTCCTCTGATTTAACTATAAAAATCTGGGATGAGAAATTCAACCATATTCGTACGTTGAATGGGCATGAACACACAGTTTCATCAATACAGTTTTCTCCAGTTGATAACAGCATTTTGTATTCTGTATCACGAGACAAGAATATTCGAGTTTGGGACATTTTTCAAGGCATAAGTCTAAAAAGTTTTGTGGGTCATAGTGAATGGTGTCGAGATTTAGATATTATACTGCTGGATACTTACGGGGATTTTGTGCTAACCTGTTCAAATGACCAGCTGGCAAGGTTGTCACATGCAAATAGTGGGGCTGGTGTAGCAATGATTGTCGGACACAGCCATGTTGTGGAAACGGTCAAATTTCTACCTTCTTTGCAAGCCAACAAGATACTCGATGAATACATAACCAAAAACACTGAACAATTTCCTACAATTCCTTTGGAGCTACTAAAAGATAAGACGTATAATCAGTTGGGCTTCAAATACTGTATAACTGCCAGTAGAGACAACACGATCAAGTTATGGTTAATCCCACCTCCAACAATTGCTCCCCATAGGCCACCACTTCCATCAAAGTACAACAATTCCCAAAGTTGGCTAATTGCAGAACTCAAGGGACATCTGTCTTGGGTTAAAAGTTTATGTGTTCATCCAAATGggaaatttattattagtggCAGCGACGACAAGACAATCAAGTTTTGGGATTTGTCAGGTTTGTTGGAAACTGGGTATGTCAATGTTGTTAAAACGATTATAGGTCACGATGGATTCATAAACGATATTGATTTTGCCCGATTGAAGGAAGCAAGTGACGTGAGTGAAGAGgatttattgaaacaagttgaaaaaCGAATGAGATGTCTATTTATTAGCGGAAGTGCCgataattcaatcaaaCTATGGAACTAA